A single region of the Microlunatus panaciterrae genome encodes:
- a CDS encoding glycosyltransferase family 87 protein: MQSGTDAPSVSDGFVRTVSPLLGGPIGRHAAEGRSWWNPGRVALLVALLVYLLGFLQKLPCRVAGVDQFKWMCYTDIPLLYVGRGLAQGNTPYLDTGNYPVLEYPVLTGYFLEFERLITVALGAPTGIGLSEASQNAAALTFFYVNAVLLAALLLITVWAQVRTVPHRPWDAMMLAASPCVAATALINWDLLPVALTALGCMFWARRQPAAAGILLGLGMAAKLYPALLLGPLLLLCLRSRRMTAFASLLGAFVITWGVTNLPVLLLAPREWMSFWTFNSDRSGDLGSIWYVLSLAGHQVPQLNLVNALILIGGCLAIGLLIMFAPRRPRFGPVAFLVVAVFLMTNKVYSPQYVLWLLPLLILARPKWREWLIFSAGELIYFGAIWWHLGGQLTPGDSGPDKLYWFSVLVRLATQGWVAAIVVRDILRPEHDIVRAPGIDDPTGGVLDRTEDAAWLLRLRARVTV, translated from the coding sequence ATGCAGTCCGGCACCGATGCCCCGTCGGTGTCGGACGGCTTCGTCCGGACGGTGAGCCCGTTGCTGGGGGGGCCCATCGGACGACACGCAGCCGAGGGTCGGTCCTGGTGGAACCCGGGCAGGGTCGCGCTGCTGGTCGCGCTGCTGGTCTACCTGCTGGGCTTCCTGCAGAAGCTGCCGTGCCGGGTCGCCGGCGTCGACCAGTTCAAGTGGATGTGCTACACCGACATCCCGTTGCTCTACGTCGGCAGGGGACTGGCGCAGGGCAACACCCCCTACCTGGACACCGGCAACTACCCGGTACTGGAATACCCGGTGCTGACGGGGTACTTCCTGGAGTTCGAACGGCTGATCACCGTCGCCCTGGGTGCGCCCACCGGGATCGGCCTGAGTGAGGCATCGCAGAACGCCGCCGCCCTCACCTTCTTCTACGTCAATGCCGTGCTGCTGGCGGCGCTGCTCCTGATCACCGTCTGGGCCCAGGTCCGTACGGTCCCGCACCGCCCCTGGGACGCGATGATGCTGGCCGCGTCACCGTGTGTCGCGGCCACGGCCCTGATCAACTGGGACCTGCTGCCGGTGGCCCTGACCGCCCTCGGCTGCATGTTCTGGGCCCGCCGACAGCCGGCAGCAGCAGGCATCCTGCTCGGGCTGGGGATGGCCGCCAAGCTGTACCCGGCGCTGCTGCTCGGCCCTCTGCTGCTGCTCTGCCTGCGCAGTCGCCGGATGACCGCCTTCGCCTCGCTGCTCGGCGCCTTCGTGATCACCTGGGGCGTCACCAACCTCCCCGTCCTGCTGCTCGCGCCGCGGGAATGGATGAGCTTCTGGACCTTCAACTCCGACCGCAGTGGCGATCTCGGCTCGATCTGGTACGTCCTGTCGCTGGCCGGCCACCAGGTGCCTCAGCTCAACCTGGTCAACGCGCTGATCCTCATCGGCGGCTGCCTAGCGATCGGCCTGTTGATCATGTTCGCCCCGCGCCGCCCCCGGTTCGGTCCGGTCGCGTTCCTGGTGGTCGCTGTCTTCCTGATGACCAACAAGGTCTACTCGCCGCAGTACGTGCTGTGGCTGCTGCCGCTGCTGATCCTGGCACGACCCAAGTGGCGGGAATGGCTGATCTTCTCCGCCGGAGAGCTGATCTACTTCGGCGCCATCTGGTGGCACCTGGGCGGTCAGCTGACGCCGGGGGACAGCGGACCGGACAAGCTCTATTGGTTCAGTGTGCTGGTTCGGCTGGCTACCCAGGGCTGGGTCGCGGCCATCGTGGTCCGCGACATCCTCCGGCCCGAGCACGACATCGTCCGCGCCCCGGGCATCGACGACCCGACCGGCGGCGTACTCGACCGCACCGAGGACGCTGCCTGGCTGCTGCGGTTGCGCGCTCGAGTGACAGTATGA
- a CDS encoding tyrosine-protein phosphatase yields the protein MRATWIQLEGLVNLRDVGGMPTTDGDRIASGRLLRSDNLQALTEADIEQLRSIGLTDVIDLRSNYEVISEGPGPMTQQDDVRIHHHSLFREKAAGIGEPKPDTAPEVLPAEALPWVDLRPSVQVDNVFASHYLSYLVDRPDSIVAALRSISGATGAALVHCAAGKDRTGTVVALALSVAGADPEAVVADYAASSERIEAIVDRLMATRTYADNLRDRPLSSHITHPETMAAFLEYVDTEYGGVIALLERLGWTDEDTEQLHTKLRG from the coding sequence GTGCGCGCCACCTGGATCCAGCTCGAGGGCCTCGTCAACCTCCGCGACGTCGGCGGCATGCCGACCACCGACGGTGACCGGATCGCCTCCGGTCGGCTGCTGCGGTCGGACAACCTGCAGGCTCTGACCGAGGCCGACATCGAGCAGCTGCGCTCGATCGGCCTCACCGATGTCATCGACCTGCGCAGCAACTATGAGGTCATCTCCGAAGGACCGGGTCCGATGACCCAGCAGGACGACGTACGGATCCACCACCACTCGCTGTTCAGGGAGAAGGCCGCCGGCATCGGCGAACCCAAGCCCGACACCGCACCCGAGGTGCTGCCGGCGGAGGCGCTGCCGTGGGTCGACCTGAGACCGAGCGTGCAGGTCGACAACGTCTTCGCCTCGCACTACCTGTCCTATCTGGTCGACCGGCCGGACTCGATCGTGGCCGCGCTCCGCAGCATCAGCGGTGCCACCGGTGCCGCCCTGGTCCACTGTGCCGCGGGAAAGGACCGAACCGGGACGGTGGTCGCCTTGGCCCTCAGCGTCGCCGGTGCCGACCCGGAGGCCGTGGTCGCCGACTATGCGGCCAGCTCGGAGCGCATCGAGGCGATCGTCGACCGGCTGATGGCCACCAGAACCTATGCCGACAACCTGCGGGACCGACCGCTCTCGTCGCACATCACCCATCCGGAGACCATGGCCGCTTTCCTCGAGTACGTGGACACCGAGTACGGCGGTGTGATCGCGTTGCTCGAGCGGCTCGGCTGGACCGACGAGGACACCGAGCAGCTGCACACGAAGCTCCGAGGCTGA
- a CDS encoding trypsin-like peptidase domain-containing protein, whose protein sequence is MLEYGPQPNRGRRTLAIALSVCGAALVLGVGVALILNATGLVGLPRVHPQPGVSTSAPSLPGPSQNPTASADGSASPTADKSSPAAPASSLTPAPPDFPAVFALVRSGVVRVLASTCDGTGVGTGFLVGDRTVVTSLQSVSQAVATVVVTSSGPVVARVTSTDQTHGVAVLTLDDSVSGYHFTVKAAQPKVGEAVGVVGLPSRRRAADLSVTTVSSVDESAATSSRRYSGLARVTGSADPGLGGAPVVDGDGAVIGMIFAHPEVKGRVLMPGGAIRKSITAPSGAKAKTGHCRHPKGDPRQTVITGGSGRLTRLLQAYFGGLNDADYQQAYNQLGPKITRTGSLKDFEPGWVSSYDFNIVVRSSSSGRAWVTFDSIFAQGRGPKGTTTCARWSLDYTLTSSNGRLLINGANKHAGAADFFTPC, encoded by the coding sequence GTGTTGGAGTATGGGCCGCAGCCGAACCGGGGCAGGCGGACCCTTGCCATCGCGTTGTCGGTGTGCGGAGCGGCTCTGGTGCTGGGAGTGGGCGTCGCCCTGATCCTGAACGCAACCGGCCTGGTGGGTCTGCCGCGCGTGCACCCTCAACCCGGGGTCTCCACCTCGGCCCCCTCCCTCCCTGGTCCATCCCAGAACCCAACGGCCTCTGCCGACGGCTCGGCCAGCCCGACCGCCGACAAGTCGAGTCCCGCAGCCCCCGCGTCCTCACTCACCCCGGCGCCGCCGGACTTCCCCGCCGTGTTCGCGCTGGTGCGCAGCGGGGTGGTGCGGGTCCTGGCCTCCACCTGCGACGGCACTGGTGTCGGGACCGGCTTCCTGGTCGGCGACCGTACCGTCGTCACCTCGCTGCAGTCGGTCAGCCAGGCGGTCGCAACGGTAGTGGTCACTTCGTCCGGCCCGGTCGTCGCCCGGGTCACGTCGACCGACCAGACGCACGGGGTGGCGGTGCTGACGCTGGATGACAGCGTCAGCGGCTACCACTTCACGGTCAAGGCGGCCCAGCCGAAGGTGGGTGAGGCCGTCGGCGTCGTAGGGCTGCCGAGCAGAAGGCGGGCCGCCGACCTGTCGGTCACCACGGTGTCGAGCGTGGACGAGTCCGCGGCGACGAGCAGCCGGCGCTACAGCGGGCTGGCTCGGGTCACCGGTTCGGCCGACCCCGGGCTCGGCGGCGCACCCGTGGTGGACGGTGACGGTGCCGTGATCGGCATGATCTTCGCCCATCCCGAGGTGAAGGGCAGGGTGCTGATGCCCGGCGGGGCGATCCGCAAGTCGATCACCGCGCCGAGCGGAGCCAAGGCCAAGACGGGGCACTGCAGGCACCCGAAGGGCGATCCGCGACAGACGGTGATCACCGGCGGGTCCGGTCGGCTGACCCGGCTGCTGCAGGCCTACTTCGGCGGTCTCAACGACGCCGACTACCAGCAGGCGTACAACCAGCTCGGGCCGAAGATCACCCGCACCGGGTCGCTGAAAGACTTCGAACCGGGCTGGGTGTCCAGCTATGACTTCAATATCGTCGTCCGGTCGAGCTCCAGCGGTAGGGCATGGGTCACCTTCGACTCGATCTTCGCCCAGGGACGCGGACCCAAGGGCACCACGACGTGTGCCCGCTGGTCGCTCGACTACACGTTGACCAGCAGCAACGGGCGGCTGCTGATCAACGGCGCCAACAAGCACGCCGGCGCGGCCGACTTCTTCACGCCCTGCTGA
- a CDS encoding alanine racemase — translation MTGVSLRLDQTRWREHLQTVLGATPGLVPVAKGNGYGYGLRRLAEESAALGVDTIAVGTADEVAAVRDVFPGDIVVLTPWRPDNVLATELASDPRIITTVSRLEDLAALATDANPPRVLVEVLTSMRRHGIPAEDLAQVVSLLGKVQFEGWTIHLPLLAAGRYVEAERLARTALQASAGPLWLSHLPPEEAMALARQLGGANGDPVPFRLRVGTRLWLGDERTRSTTATVLDVHRIKRGERAGYRQRVVPADGWIIVVAGGTSHGIGLEAPTSASNVRQRVIAFATGSLEAAGLALSPYTVNGSKRWFLEPPHMQSSLLFLPRKETPPLVGDELPVELRLTTATVDHIVTE, via the coding sequence GTGACTGGGGTATCTCTTCGACTCGACCAGACCCGTTGGCGTGAGCATCTGCAGACGGTGCTCGGCGCAACCCCGGGCCTGGTGCCGGTGGCCAAGGGCAACGGCTACGGCTATGGGCTGCGCCGGCTGGCCGAGGAGTCGGCCGCCCTCGGGGTCGACACGATCGCGGTCGGTACCGCCGACGAGGTCGCCGCCGTACGCGACGTCTTCCCAGGCGACATCGTCGTCCTGACACCGTGGCGACCCGACAACGTGCTGGCGACCGAGCTGGCCAGCGACCCACGGATCATCACCACGGTCTCGCGGCTGGAAGACCTCGCCGCGTTGGCCACGGACGCCAACCCGCCCCGGGTGCTGGTCGAGGTGCTGACGTCGATGCGGCGGCACGGCATCCCGGCCGAGGACCTGGCTCAGGTCGTCTCGCTGCTGGGGAAGGTTCAGTTCGAGGGTTGGACGATCCATCTCCCGCTGCTCGCCGCCGGTCGCTATGTCGAGGCCGAACGGCTCGCCCGGACTGCGTTGCAGGCCTCGGCGGGACCGTTGTGGCTGTCCCACCTGCCGCCCGAGGAGGCGATGGCGTTGGCTCGCCAGCTCGGCGGTGCCAACGGGGACCCGGTCCCGTTCCGGTTGCGGGTCGGCACCCGGCTCTGGCTGGGCGACGAGCGGACCCGCTCGACCACCGCCACTGTGCTGGACGTGCACCGGATTAAGCGAGGGGAGCGTGCCGGCTACCGGCAGCGGGTCGTCCCTGCGGATGGATGGATCATCGTCGTGGCCGGGGGCACGTCTCACGGCATCGGCCTGGAGGCTCCCACCTCCGCCAGCAATGTCAGGCAGCGCGTGATCGCGTTCGCCACCGGCTCGCTGGAGGCAGCCGGCCTCGCCCTCTCCCCGTACACGGTGAACGGCTCCAAACGGTGGTTCCTCGAGCCGCCACACATGCAGTCCAGCCTGCTGTTCCTGCCGCGCAAGGAGACGCCGCCGCTGGTGGGAGACGAGCTACCGGTGGAGTTGCGGCTCACCACGGCGACGGTCGACCACATCGTCACCGAGTGA
- a CDS encoding peptidoglycan bridge formation glycyltransferase FemA/FemB family protein, translating into MALSIRTITAAEHLDFIKGRDWVSFLQTPAWGRVKSEWRNESVGWFDSDGTLVGAGLVLYRQLPRIKRFLAYLPEGPVIDWEAEDLGAWLNPLARHLKSAGAFGVRIGPPVVLRRWQADTIKAAIADPDVTRLTDATPDTFNSRASWARNQMRTLGWRPPQQDDGLGNGQPRFVFQLPVAGRTEDDLLKGMNQLWRRNIKKAAKLGVTVSKGTTDDLAAFHRLYLETAERDHFSPRPLSYFQAMFAALLAEDDDRIRLYLAHHEGALVAATTWVKVGDHTWYFHGASSSHKREVRGSNAVQWQMIKDTLAAGGAVYDLRGITEGLAENDPHLGLIQFKVGTGGEAVEYLGEWDLALNRPLYKAFDLYMRRRG; encoded by the coding sequence GTGGCCCTATCCATCCGCACGATCACCGCAGCCGAGCACCTCGACTTCATCAAGGGACGGGATTGGGTGAGCTTCCTGCAGACGCCTGCCTGGGGACGGGTCAAGAGCGAGTGGCGCAACGAGTCGGTCGGCTGGTTCGACAGCGACGGCACCCTCGTCGGGGCGGGGCTGGTGCTCTACCGCCAGCTGCCCCGGATCAAGCGCTTCCTCGCCTACCTGCCGGAGGGCCCGGTCATCGACTGGGAGGCCGAGGACCTCGGCGCCTGGCTGAACCCGCTGGCGAGACACCTGAAGTCGGCCGGCGCCTTCGGCGTCCGGATCGGCCCGCCGGTCGTGCTCCGTCGCTGGCAGGCAGACACCATCAAGGCCGCCATCGCCGACCCGGACGTGACAAGGCTGACCGATGCCACTCCCGACACGTTCAACAGCAGGGCCAGTTGGGCCCGCAACCAGATGCGCACGCTGGGTTGGCGGCCGCCGCAGCAGGACGACGGGCTGGGCAACGGGCAGCCTCGCTTCGTCTTTCAGCTCCCGGTGGCCGGCCGCACCGAGGACGACCTGCTCAAGGGCATGAACCAGCTCTGGCGGCGCAACATCAAGAAGGCGGCCAAGCTGGGCGTGACCGTCAGCAAGGGCACCACCGACGACCTGGCCGCCTTCCATCGGCTCTATCTCGAGACGGCCGAGCGGGACCACTTCTCACCGCGCCCGCTGAGCTATTTCCAGGCGATGTTCGCGGCGCTGCTGGCCGAGGACGACGACCGGATCCGGCTCTACCTGGCCCACCACGAGGGCGCTCTGGTGGCGGCGACCACCTGGGTCAAGGTCGGCGACCACACCTGGTATTTCCACGGAGCCAGCTCCAGCCATAAGCGCGAGGTGCGCGGATCGAACGCCGTGCAATGGCAGATGATCAAGGACACGCTGGCCGCTGGCGGCGCCGTCTACGACCTGCGCGGCATCACCGAGGGTCTGGCGGAGAACGACCCGCACCTCGGTCTGATCCAGTTCAAGGTCGGCACCGGCGGCGAGGCGGTCGAATATCTGGGCGAGTGGGACCTGGCCCTGAACCGCCCGCTGTACAAGGCGTTCGACCTGTACATGCGGCGCCGCGGGTAA
- a CDS encoding GntR family transcriptional regulator — translation MLSNCPRTVAARPAPRGLEVPSTRRFALFSLDPTSTVPPYEQLRQQVARQIGSGELTAGSLLPTVRQLAADLGLAPNTVARSYKQLEADGLVITRGRRGTVVAGLGEVTAAARDAAVDFVTQMRVLGLSRDQTLRLLASVYDGAPE, via the coding sequence ATGTTGAGCAACTGCCCGCGTACGGTGGCGGCGCGGCCCGCGCCTCGCGGTCTCGAGGTGCCGAGCACAAGGAGGTTCGCCCTGTTCAGCCTGGATCCGACCTCGACGGTCCCCCCGTACGAGCAGTTGCGGCAGCAGGTGGCGCGGCAGATCGGCAGCGGGGAGCTGACGGCGGGGTCCCTGTTGCCGACCGTACGACAGCTGGCAGCCGACCTCGGGCTCGCGCCCAACACCGTCGCCCGCAGCTACAAGCAGCTCGAAGCCGACGGCCTGGTGATCACCCGCGGCCGGCGGGGCACGGTGGTGGCTGGTCTCGGGGAGGTCACCGCCGCCGCCCGCGACGCGGCCGTCGACTTCGTCACCCAGATGCGCGTGCTCGGTCTCTCTCGGGATCAGACGCTGCGGCTGCTGGCGTCGGTGTACGACGGCGCACCCGAGTGA
- a CDS encoding FAD-binding oxidoreductase, with protein MTSVKHMKWWGWGVEGVSFHHEDKPNLAPFVLKAVDLDLHQPPKPPLAFDDLSIPDSRADEDLLSQLSEVVGAEHTHTDPMERIIHTYGKSLRDLVRLRNGDIPRIPDVVVYPLDEDEVQAIVNRVVAADAVLIPFGGGSNISGSLEPRPAESRVVVSVDLGRLNRLIEIDEESGLARIQAGTLGPDIEEQLGSRGWTLGHFPDSFTHSTLGGWVATRSSGMQSDKYGDIADIVKGLRVAMPGETLVIRPLPSTSTGPSVREMILGSEGRLGVITEVTVQVHRIPEQRLVLGYFFPNWEAGLKAMHEISVSDATPSITRVSDARETAFSFATRKKSKGLSSLVSKGLMKVLERKGWDLEQVCLSFIGFEGGKSHVSRQKSLVKEIVTRNGGIVVGKGPGQLYDQKKFDTPYIRDFLLDRGAMADVSETAAPWSKLQQVYDNAVTAANKAYDKIGVKGWVMCHLSHSYHSGACLYFTFAFRHEGIDPLADYDVVKSAIQQAFVDNGGTLSHHHAVGTEHAAWLEQDISAPGVHLIKGVLNAIDPGQNLNPGKILPPSAEPAPAPRHEPAEGLSAH; from the coding sequence ATGACGAGCGTCAAGCACATGAAGTGGTGGGGCTGGGGTGTCGAGGGGGTCAGCTTCCACCACGAGGACAAGCCCAACCTGGCTCCGTTCGTGCTGAAGGCCGTCGACCTCGATCTTCATCAGCCGCCGAAGCCGCCGCTGGCGTTTGACGACCTGTCCATCCCGGACAGCCGGGCCGATGAGGACCTGCTGTCCCAGCTGAGCGAGGTGGTGGGCGCCGAGCACACCCACACCGACCCGATGGAACGGATCATCCACACCTACGGCAAGAGCCTGCGCGACCTGGTCCGGCTGCGCAACGGCGACATTCCCCGCATCCCCGACGTGGTGGTCTACCCGCTGGACGAGGACGAGGTGCAGGCGATCGTCAACCGGGTGGTCGCGGCGGACGCCGTGCTGATCCCGTTCGGAGGCGGCAGCAACATCTCCGGCAGCCTCGAGCCACGGCCCGCCGAGAGCCGGGTCGTCGTCTCGGTCGACCTTGGCCGGCTGAACCGGCTGATCGAGATCGATGAGGAGTCGGGCCTGGCCCGGATCCAGGCCGGGACGCTCGGCCCGGACATCGAGGAGCAGCTCGGCAGCCGTGGCTGGACCCTGGGCCACTTCCCGGACAGCTTCACCCACAGCACTCTGGGCGGCTGGGTCGCCACCCGCTCATCGGGCATGCAGTCCGACAAGTACGGGGACATTGCCGACATCGTCAAGGGCCTGCGGGTGGCCATGCCGGGCGAGACCCTGGTCATCCGCCCACTGCCCAGCACGTCGACCGGGCCCAGCGTCCGGGAGATGATCCTGGGCAGCGAGGGCCGACTGGGTGTGATCACCGAGGTGACCGTCCAGGTGCACCGCATCCCCGAGCAGCGGCTGGTGCTCGGCTACTTCTTCCCGAACTGGGAAGCCGGGCTGAAGGCGATGCACGAGATCTCGGTGAGCGATGCGACGCCGTCGATCACCCGGGTGTCGGACGCCCGCGAGACGGCGTTCTCGTTCGCCACCCGGAAGAAGAGCAAGGGGCTTTCGTCGCTGGTCTCCAAGGGTTTGATGAAGGTCCTCGAGCGCAAGGGCTGGGACCTCGAACAGGTCTGCCTGTCGTTCATCGGCTTCGAGGGCGGCAAGTCCCACGTGAGCAGGCAGAAGAGCCTGGTCAAGGAGATCGTCACCCGCAACGGCGGCATCGTGGTGGGCAAGGGTCCTGGCCAGCTCTATGACCAGAAGAAGTTCGACACCCCTTACATCCGTGACTTCCTGCTGGACCGCGGCGCGATGGCCGATGTCTCCGAGACGGCGGCACCGTGGTCGAAGCTGCAGCAGGTGTATGACAACGCCGTCACGGCGGCGAACAAGGCTTACGACAAGATCGGCGTCAAGGGCTGGGTGATGTGCCACCTTTCGCACTCCTACCACTCGGGTGCCTGCCTGTACTTCACCTTCGCCTTCCGGCACGAGGGGATCGATCCGCTGGCCGACTACGACGTGGTGAAGAGTGCGATCCAGCAGGCGTTCGTGGACAACGGCGGCACTCTGTCGCACCACCATGCCGTCGGCACCGAGCACGCGGCCTGGCTGGAACAGGACATCTCCGCTCCCGGCGTGCACCTGATCAAGGGCGTGCTGAACGCGATCGACCCGGGCCAGAACCTCAACCCCGGCAAGATCCTGCCGCCCTCGGCGGAGCCCGCCCCCGCTCCGCGCCATGAGCCTGCCGAAGGGCTATCCGCGCACTGA
- a CDS encoding lysophospholipid acyltransferase family protein: MERRSRYTSPVHAGVRFVAQRMMLKPLVWSLASITVLGRERLATLSAPFVLVSNHSSHLDAPIILGGLPRRLARYVAAGAAADYFFDVWWRKGLTALFFNAFPVDRTGLRGKTGVATGLLDEGVPLLLFPEGTRSRDGQIAPFKPGAAALCISRGVPCLPTAIVGATEAMPRDSRWPRRGRPPIYLVFGDPLVAEADETAAEFSDRIAKEVNGLVDYGMAYREQQQTAL, encoded by the coding sequence ATGGAACGAAGAAGCCGCTACACGTCTCCAGTGCACGCCGGGGTGCGATTCGTGGCTCAGCGGATGATGCTCAAGCCACTGGTCTGGTCGCTGGCCAGCATCACCGTGCTGGGCCGGGAGCGGCTGGCGACACTGTCGGCGCCGTTCGTCCTCGTGTCCAACCACTCCAGCCATCTCGACGCCCCCATCATCCTCGGCGGGCTGCCACGGCGTCTGGCGCGTTACGTCGCCGCGGGCGCCGCGGCCGACTACTTCTTCGACGTCTGGTGGCGCAAGGGCCTGACTGCGCTGTTCTTCAACGCCTTCCCGGTGGACCGGACCGGTCTGCGCGGCAAGACCGGAGTGGCGACCGGGCTGCTGGACGAGGGCGTACCGCTGCTCCTCTTCCCGGAGGGCACCCGGTCCCGCGACGGCCAGATCGCTCCCTTCAAGCCGGGCGCCGCCGCCCTCTGCATCAGCCGGGGCGTGCCGTGCCTGCCGACCGCCATCGTCGGGGCGACCGAGGCGATGCCGCGTGACAGCCGCTGGCCGCGTCGGGGACGCCCGCCGATCTACCTGGTGTTCGGTGACCCGCTGGTCGCGGAGGCCGACGAGACGGCCGCGGAGTTCTCCGACCGGATCGCCAAAGAGGTCAACGGCCTGGTCGACTACGGCATGGCCTACCGTGAGCAGCAGCAGACGGCGCTGTGA
- a CDS encoding SDR family NAD(P)-dependent oxidoreductase: MATALVTGGTSGIGAAFARALAARGTNLVLVARNTERLAAMAAELSERYAVQVETLAADLANREDVDRVVARLTDAARPVDLLVNNAGFGVHSRLTDEDTSAHEHAMDVMCRAVLILGAAAGRTMRERGKGTIINVSSTAGFVAMGSYSAIKAWVTAYSESLAVELAGTGVTVTALCPGWVETEFHQRAGINAGSIPRQLWLDADQLVADCLRDAARGKVISIPSNRYKVLMTLARHAPRGAIRAVSRRLTSSRR; the protein is encoded by the coding sequence ATGGCAACTGCTCTGGTGACCGGCGGCACGTCCGGGATCGGCGCCGCGTTCGCGCGTGCGCTCGCTGCTCGGGGGACCAACCTCGTACTCGTCGCCCGCAACACCGAACGCCTCGCGGCCATGGCGGCCGAGCTCTCGGAGCGGTACGCGGTGCAGGTAGAGACCCTCGCCGCCGACCTGGCGAACCGGGAGGACGTCGACCGGGTGGTCGCTCGCCTGACCGACGCGGCCCGCCCGGTCGACCTGCTGGTCAACAACGCGGGCTTCGGGGTGCACAGCAGGCTGACCGACGAGGACACGTCGGCCCACGAGCACGCCATGGATGTGATGTGCCGGGCGGTCCTGATCCTGGGTGCGGCGGCCGGAAGGACGATGCGGGAGCGCGGCAAGGGCACCATCATCAACGTGTCCAGCACCGCCGGGTTCGTCGCGATGGGCAGCTACTCGGCCATCAAGGCCTGGGTGACGGCCTACTCCGAGAGCCTCGCGGTCGAGCTCGCCGGTACGGGTGTCACGGTGACCGCGCTCTGCCCGGGCTGGGTGGAGACCGAGTTTCACCAGCGGGCCGGCATTAACGCCGGCTCGATCCCCCGCCAGCTGTGGCTGGACGCCGACCAGCTGGTCGCCGACTGCCTGCGCGACGCCGCCCGCGGCAAGGTGATCTCCATCCCGAGCAATCGCTACAAGGTGCTGATGACCTTGGCCAGGCATGCTCCGCGCGGGGCGATCCGAGCCGTGTCGCGCAGGCTGACCTCCAGCCGCCGCTGA
- a CDS encoding acetate/propionate family kinase — protein MVERAGTVLVINSGSSSLKYQLTTPTTGAVLAWGLVERIGESSGRLTHHAGDEEFSVERTVENHDQALTDARQMFDEHGPQLEDAGIIAVGHRVVHGGATFAEPVVIDDRVIAKIEELVPLAPLHNPPALAGIAAARRLLPDVPHVAVFDTAFFAGLPAAAATYAIPPELAAKHHIRRYGFHGTSHRFVSESAARLLGRDPAAADLTQIVLHLGNGCSASAIRAGRAVETSMGLTPLQGLVMGTRSGDVDPGLHAYLYAKGMSMAEIDQLLNKESGLKGLAGVNDFRELQELCTAGDEAARLAFDIYVHRIKLYVGGYLAVLGSVEMLAFTAGVGQNSPEVRAAAIDGLDRLGITIDPELNQQRASGPRTISPAGASTSVLVIPTNEELAIARDAAAFAPRPEPDSAP, from the coding sequence ATGGTGGAGCGGGCCGGCACCGTACTGGTCATCAACTCCGGTTCGTCGTCGCTCAAATATCAGCTGACCACGCCGACCACCGGCGCGGTGCTCGCCTGGGGCCTGGTGGAGCGGATCGGTGAGTCGTCGGGGCGTCTCACCCACCATGCCGGAGACGAGGAGTTCAGCGTCGAGCGGACCGTCGAAAACCACGACCAGGCGTTGACCGACGCCCGGCAGATGTTCGACGAGCACGGGCCCCAGCTGGAAGACGCCGGCATCATCGCGGTCGGTCACCGGGTCGTCCACGGCGGCGCCACCTTCGCCGAGCCGGTGGTCATCGACGACCGGGTGATCGCGAAGATCGAAGAGCTGGTGCCGCTCGCACCACTGCACAACCCTCCCGCCCTGGCCGGCATCGCCGCCGCCCGCCGACTGCTGCCGGACGTCCCCCACGTCGCCGTCTTCGACACCGCCTTCTTCGCCGGTTTGCCGGCCGCAGCTGCGACGTATGCCATCCCACCCGAGCTGGCGGCCAAGCACCACATCCGCAGGTATGGCTTCCACGGCACCTCGCACCGCTTCGTCTCCGAATCCGCTGCCCGCCTTCTCGGCAGGGACCCGGCGGCCGCCGACCTGACCCAGATCGTGCTGCATCTGGGCAACGGCTGCTCGGCCTCAGCGATCAGGGCCGGCCGGGCGGTGGAGACCTCTATGGGCCTGACCCCGCTGCAGGGGCTGGTGATGGGCACCCGGTCGGGAGACGTCGACCCGGGCCTGCACGCCTACCTGTACGCGAAGGGCATGTCGATGGCCGAGATCGACCAGCTGCTCAACAAGGAGTCCGGGCTGAAGGGCCTGGCCGGGGTGAACGACTTCCGCGAGCTGCAGGAGCTCTGCACCGCCGGTGATGAGGCGGCCCGACTCGCCTTCGACATCTACGTACATCGGATCAAGCTCTACGTCGGCGGCTACCTGGCGGTCCTCGGCTCGGTGGAGATGCTGGCCTTCACCGCAGGCGTCGGCCAGAACTCCCCCGAGGTCCGGGCAGCGGCGATCGACGGGCTGGACCGCCTCGGCATCACCATCGACCCGGAGCTCAACCAGCAGCGCGCCTCCGGGCCCCGGACCATCTCCCCCGCAGGCGCCAGCACCTCCGTGCTGGTGATCCCCACCAACGAAGAACTGGCCATCGCCCGCGATGCCGCCGCCTTCGCCCCGCGCCCTGAGCCTGACTCCGCGCCCTGA